The window TGCGATCTGGCACCGTCAGACCTAAACCTGGCGAGCCCACCATCACCAATTGTTTTGCGTCTTCAGGATATGCGGCCAACCACAAAGCGGCTGTCATTCCCCCAAATGAAAATCCAACAAATGCAGCATCAAGGTTTGGGCCTTTGAGCATCTGCCAAGCCGCATGCAAAGGTTCAATCAAGGCGTCCACATCACCCCCCTGCGCTGGTGCTGCTGAATCACCAAAGCCGGGCAAGTCAACCGCTAGCACACGATGGCCTTGCGCCACCAACGGTGCAATGTTGCGAATCCAATGCATCCAACTGCCGCTGCCGCCATGCAAGAGCAAGATCACAGGCCCCTCAAGCGGGCCCCAAGCGTGCCACACCATAGGCCCTGGCAAAGTCAATTTTTGACCTGTGCGCAACACCTCAACGGTACCCGCATCCAAGAGGGTCAGCACCGAGGGTTCTATGACGATGGGCTCGGTGGAATAGCTCACGCCAGACTTTCCACCTTTTGCTTGGGGTGCTGCAATCGCCATA is drawn from Limnohabitans sp. 103DPR2 and contains these coding sequences:
- a CDS encoding alpha/beta fold hydrolase produces the protein MSYSTEPIVIEPSVLTLLDAGTVEVLRTGQKLTLPGPMVWHAWGPLEGPVILLLHGGSGSWMHWIRNIAPLVAQGHRVLAVDLPGFGDSAAPAQGGDVDALIEPLHAAWQMLKGPNLDAAFVGFSFGGMTAALWLAAYPEDAKQLVMVGSPGLGLTVPDRMPLKGWRHLPTEALQAEAHRHNLMALMLKHERSLDDLAMAVHAANVKRDRMPRRRLSSTPIVAGALPQIQCPLHVIYGEGDALYKGRWLEVQALFKAQAPHLTSWHLVPDSGHWVQYERTDAFQLALLACTAETAALSPNK